In one Polyangia bacterium genomic region, the following are encoded:
- the rsmB gene encoding 16S rRNA (cytosine(967)-C(5))-methyltransferase RsmB encodes MANHTLTGRDLARAVLARVAEESAYANRALSAALDRQRALSSEDRALTTELVYGVLRRQARLDRALEAVSDRGLSQIDLRVRIALRVAAYQILFLDRIPAYAAVNDAVEACKAIRGGRLAGLANALLRRVAERGEPPLPDPARDPLGYVVEAAGFPEWMARLVIAELPPAEVVAFADASTAHAPLTIRANRLRTDRQTLAARLLVERPGAVVDVSALAADALLVRKMDSPFVTDAWREGWFAVEDAGAQRVVALAGAAPGERILDACAGVGGKSAHLAALADGKARIDAVDIASAKLDEARRLFARLGVGGVTTRAADLTEPWTGERGYDRVLLDAPCSGLGVLRRHPEALARRQPDELTALAEIQARLLDTVAPLVRAGGTLTYSVCTFERAEGDDVVARFLERHPAFRLDEPAIRTWPHRDDADAFFAVRLRATG; translated from the coding sequence ATGGCGAACCACACGCTGACCGGTCGAGACCTTGCCCGCGCGGTGCTGGCGCGGGTGGCGGAGGAATCGGCCTATGCCAATCGCGCGCTGTCCGCGGCGCTGGATCGCCAGCGCGCCCTTTCGTCGGAAGATCGCGCGCTGACCACCGAGCTGGTTTACGGGGTTCTGCGCCGCCAGGCCCGTCTGGACCGGGCGCTGGAGGCGGTGTCTGACCGCGGGCTGTCGCAGATCGATCTGCGCGTGCGCATCGCGCTGCGGGTGGCGGCGTATCAGATCTTGTTTCTCGATCGCATTCCGGCCTACGCCGCCGTCAACGACGCCGTGGAGGCGTGCAAGGCGATCCGCGGCGGGCGCCTGGCCGGGCTGGCGAACGCGCTTCTGCGTAGGGTGGCCGAGCGGGGCGAGCCGCCGCTGCCTGATCCGGCGCGCGATCCGCTCGGCTACGTCGTCGAGGCGGCGGGTTTTCCAGAGTGGATGGCCCGTCTGGTGATCGCCGAGTTGCCCCCAGCAGAGGTAGTGGCCTTCGCTGACGCCAGCACCGCGCACGCCCCGCTGACCATCCGGGCCAATCGCCTGCGCACCGATCGACAGACGCTGGCGGCGCGGCTGCTGGTGGAACGTCCGGGCGCCGTGGTCGACGTGTCGGCGCTGGCCGCCGACGCTTTGCTGGTCCGCAAGATGGATTCGCCGTTTGTCACCGACGCGTGGCGCGAAGGCTGGTTCGCCGTCGAGGACGCCGGTGCGCAACGAGTGGTGGCGCTGGCCGGCGCGGCGCCGGGCGAGCGCATCCTGGACGCCTGTGCGGGTGTCGGCGGCAAGAGCGCGCACCTGGCGGCGCTGGCCGACGGTAAGGCTCGCATCGACGCCGTCGACATTGCATCGGCAAAACTGGACGAAGCGCGCCGATTGTTCGCCCGGCTGGGCGTCGGCGGGGTCACCACCCGCGCCGCCGATCTGACGGAGCCGTGGACCGGCGAGCGCGGGTACGATCGCGTGCTGCTGGACGCTCCCTGTTCGGGACTGGGTGTTCTGCGCCGGCATCCGGAGGCGCTGGCCCGACGCCAACCGGATGAATTGACCGCGCTGGCTGAAATCCAGGCGCGTCTGCTGGACACCGTGGCCCCGCTGGTGCGTGCCGGCGGAACGCTGACCTACAGCGTGTGCACGTTCGAGCGCGCCGAGGGCGACGACGTGGTGGCGCGTTTCCTGGAACGTCATCCCGCCTTTCGCCTCGACGAGCCGGCGATTCGCACCTGGCCCCACCGCGACGACGCCGACGCGTTTTTCGCCGTGCGCTTGCGGGCGACCGGATAA
- the fmt gene encoding methionyl-tRNA formyltransferase, translating into MATRGGKPRAIFFGSPAFAVPCLEATAEVADLVAVVSQPDRPAGRGNQLTPPAVKVAAGRLGAPVLQPEKIRPPEFEATLRSFAADLFVVVAYGRILPQALLDLPRLGPWNVHASLLPRLRGAAPIQWSIIGGEARTGVSIMRMEAGLDTGPVAAVAETTITDDDTTATLSARLSAQGAALLGRTLPAIVAGAVTLQRQDDVAATLAPLLQKEDGHLDFTRSSRAVSARARGVDPWPGAFALFAGQSLKLFGPRVLTAGAGGAPGTVGGAGPGGLIVACGEGAVAFAEVQLPGRKRLPAAAVLAGQPTLAGAVLR; encoded by the coding sequence ATGGCCACTCGCGGCGGCAAACCGCGGGCGATCTTTTTCGGCTCGCCGGCGTTCGCGGTGCCGTGCTTGGAGGCAACGGCGGAGGTCGCTGATCTGGTGGCGGTGGTCAGCCAGCCGGATCGTCCTGCCGGTCGCGGCAACCAGCTGACCCCGCCGGCGGTGAAGGTGGCGGCTGGGCGTCTCGGTGCGCCGGTGTTGCAGCCGGAGAAAATTCGCCCGCCCGAATTCGAGGCGACGCTGCGCTCGTTCGCCGCCGACCTGTTCGTGGTGGTGGCCTACGGGCGCATCTTGCCGCAGGCGCTGCTGGACCTGCCGCGCCTCGGGCCTTGGAACGTGCACGCGTCGCTGTTGCCCCGTCTGCGTGGCGCGGCCCCGATCCAGTGGTCGATCATCGGCGGCGAAGCCCGCACCGGCGTCAGCATCATGCGCATGGAAGCGGGCCTGGACACCGGCCCGGTGGCGGCGGTCGCCGAGACCACCATCACCGACGATGACACCACCGCCACGTTGTCGGCGCGTCTGTCGGCGCAGGGCGCGGCGCTGCTTGGGCGCACGCTGCCGGCGATCGTCGCCGGGGCGGTGACGCTGCAGCGCCAAGACGACGTCGCGGCCACGCTGGCGCCGCTGCTGCAAAAGGAAGACGGCCATCTCGATTTCACCCGGTCGTCGCGTGCGGTCTCGGCGCGGGCCCGCGGCGTGGATCCCTGGCCGGGCGCGTTCGCGCTTTTCGCGGGGCAATCGTTGAAACTGTTCGGGCCGCGGGTTCTGACCGCGGGCGCCGGCGGTGCGCCCGGCACCGTCGGTGGCGCCGGCCCGGGCGGTTTGATCGTGGCGTGCGGCGAGGGCGCGGTGGCCTTCGCCGAGGTGCAATTGCCGGGACGCAAACGCTTGCCCGCGGCGGCGGTGCTGGCGGGGCAACCGACGCTGGCCGGCGCGGTCTTGCGCTGA
- a CDS encoding DUF4388 domain-containing protein, which produces MKLLIIAGPYEADRLRKAAVSAGFETVAVEPGESLSGWISSARPDLIVMAPKIVSPDPTVALGKVRAVPRGRVPIFLVGDAADEARFKGLADGFFMRPVSPDDLIAEARSLLGPSPEGGPAGGTDGSGPIAATGGSGEGVPERGSDSGSDGARESGGGRTPKSGPHGLKTPPNLKPLVAQSEPTPAPRSPGASGGGSDPFLMNLDESIDAALDADIREAIRHVGQRERLGTPVGRPRHATAEVAALAPAGKAVSEDSAAGDLALNELRDESSQKTLEVPRDVVARMASADSGGAPSDGRSPAAGGAAPLENGDLARRDVAWLLGRCFAERLTGWLTFKRDGVEKAIVFERGAPILAGSNLPADRMGDMLVRQGRLTSEQQARSVEILIATGRRLGVVLVESGFIKAGELGPLVRRHFEEIIYSLFAWESGEWVMSPDRPEKEETVLLTEHPAALILEGIRRKYGAARLRARLGGGAAVLRVVKETGLSALLEQMAATDDERRSVGLFDGARALDDLVAAPGVDETTLLAVAWALLVLRRLAPLTAVAGAAEQVNVAAAPTREGSGASADSAAQDRERDREIDRARILARYALVCDGDYFQVLGVSRQATAHEIKRAHQSLAREFARHALAPELSADLAGPLAAIDAVIAEGARVLGDARLRHLYQSHLSAAPSPEPAKTGSAGESTV; this is translated from the coding sequence ATGAAGCTGCTGATCATCGCCGGACCTTATGAAGCGGATCGTCTGCGCAAGGCGGCGGTGTCGGCGGGGTTCGAGACGGTGGCGGTCGAACCGGGCGAAAGCTTGTCGGGTTGGATCTCGTCGGCGCGGCCGGATCTGATCGTGATGGCGCCGAAGATCGTGAGCCCGGATCCCACGGTGGCGCTGGGCAAGGTGCGGGCGGTGCCACGCGGGCGGGTTCCCATTTTCTTGGTGGGTGACGCTGCCGATGAGGCTCGGTTCAAGGGGCTGGCCGACGGATTTTTCATGCGGCCGGTGTCGCCCGACGATCTGATCGCCGAAGCGCGATCGCTGCTGGGCCCTTCCCCGGAGGGCGGCCCGGCGGGCGGCACCGACGGCAGTGGCCCGATCGCGGCGACTGGCGGCAGCGGCGAGGGGGTGCCGGAGCGGGGCAGCGACAGCGGCAGCGACGGCGCGCGCGAATCCGGCGGTGGCCGCACGCCCAAGAGCGGACCGCACGGCTTGAAGACGCCGCCCAACCTCAAGCCGCTGGTGGCGCAGAGCGAGCCGACGCCGGCGCCCCGCTCGCCGGGCGCTTCCGGCGGCGGAAGCGATCCGTTCCTGATGAACCTGGACGAGAGCATCGACGCCGCGCTGGACGCCGACATTCGTGAGGCCATCCGCCACGTCGGCCAGCGCGAGCGCTTGGGGACGCCGGTGGGCCGTCCGCGCCACGCCACCGCCGAGGTGGCGGCGTTGGCGCCGGCGGGGAAGGCCGTCTCCGAAGACAGCGCCGCCGGCGATCTCGCGTTGAACGAGCTGCGCGACGAGAGCAGCCAAAAAACCTTGGAGGTCCCGCGCGACGTGGTGGCGCGCATGGCCAGCGCCGATTCGGGCGGCGCGCCGTCCGACGGTCGTTCGCCCGCCGCCGGCGGGGCCGCGCCGCTGGAAAACGGCGATCTGGCCAGGCGCGATGTCGCCTGGTTGCTGGGGCGATGTTTTGCCGAACGATTGACCGGATGGCTGACTTTCAAGCGCGACGGCGTCGAGAAGGCCATCGTCTTCGAACGCGGGGCGCCCATCCTGGCCGGATCCAACCTGCCGGCGGATCGCATGGGCGACATGCTGGTGCGCCAGGGCCGGCTGACGTCCGAACAGCAGGCGAGGAGCGTGGAGATCTTGATCGCCACCGGCCGCCGCCTTGGCGTGGTGCTGGTGGAGAGCGGCTTCATCAAGGCGGGCGAGCTGGGGCCGCTGGTGCGGCGGCATTTCGAAGAGATCATCTATTCGCTTTTCGCCTGGGAATCCGGCGAGTGGGTGATGAGCCCCGATCGCCCGGAAAAAGAAGAGACTGTGTTGCTGACCGAACACCCGGCGGCGCTGATCTTGGAAGGCATCCGTCGCAAGTACGGCGCCGCTCGGTTGCGCGCCCGCCTGGGCGGCGGGGCGGCGGTCTTGCGGGTGGTCAAGGAGACGGGCCTTTCCGCGCTGCTGGAACAGATGGCCGCCACCGACGACGAACGGCGATCAGTGGGCCTGTTCGACGGCGCGCGCGCTCTGGACGATCTGGTGGCGGCTCCCGGCGTCGACGAGACGACGCTGCTGGCGGTGGCATGGGCGCTGCTGGTGCTGCGCCGGTTGGCGCCCCTCACCGCTGTCGCCGGCGCCGCCGAGCAGGTCAATGTGGCGGCCGCTCCGACCAGGGAAGGCAGCGGGGCGTCCGCCGACAGCGCCGCGCAGGATCGGGAGCGCGATCGCGAGATCGATCGCGCGCGCATCCTGGCGCGGTACGCCCTGGTGTGCGACGGCGACTATTTTCAAGTGCTGGGTGTTTCGCGGCAGGCCACCGCGCACGAGATCAAGCGCGCCCATCAGTCCTTGGCCCGCGAGTTTGCTCGTCACGCCCTGGCGCCCGAGCTGTCCGCTGATCTGGCCGGCCCGCTGGCCGCCATCGACGCGGTGATCGCCGAAGGCGCGCGCGTGCTTGGCGATGCGCGGCTGCGCCACCTTTATCAAAGCCATCTGTCCGCCGCGCCGTCGCCCGAGCCGGCGAAGACAGGCTCGGCCGGAGAATCAACGGTCTAG
- the priA gene encoding primosomal protein N', giving the protein MPGDASLLEVAVALPVWGTFTYRDPRPAARVPVGTQVVVPFGSRTVTGFVVGRAAAGASAAKARDIEEIVAGEPPFDEEMIGFCRWVGDYYQAPLGEVLRASLPQGERAVAVRSVRLTEEGRRALDGRRAGQQAWLVPSGTGDSDPILNALVAAGGTLPIRAIMRLPGRASARLSALATDGLVEVGDSVVDRRPPPTVTFAVAVDERRGDLPARAAGQRALFVKLGGQPAGVDVRTLTVAEKTLLRALVKRGVARLEHRPVAINAVDSDVLGTDEGGASASGAATASRRALTANAAQAAAIAALVGALGKGFATFVLHGITGSGKTEVYLQVIAEARAAGRGALVLVPEIALTPQLAARFRARFGEDVAVLHSALPARERLAAWRRLREGKVGIALGARSAIFAPVQRLGVIVVDEEHDGSFKQEDGVRYNGRDLAVVRAQRAGAVAVLGSATPSLESYQNTLQGRFRLLTLPERATPRPLPSVEIIDLRRHPVGPDGLLSAALAEAVAANLAAREQTILFLNRRGFSTVVLCRACGSVVQCPHCAVSLTYHQKRARLVCHYCGNTELMPLRCPSCASPKLERLGTGTERVEALIRQRFPDARVARLDRDTADAADATGEQTRGLGPILAGMQSGAIDILIGTQMVTKGHDFAGVTLVGVLQPDQGMHLPDFRAAERTFQLLEQVAGRAGRGDRPGRVIVQTYAPEHPAIVNVRTHDYAAFVGQELEFRRQAEYPPFARMVVLRLDAREEAQLRVDAAAVAESVRAAVGSAVRVLGPAEAPIGRVRGRARYQIWLSSKDRAALAAAARAATAVKRAADVRLAVDVDPQSVL; this is encoded by the coding sequence ATGCCTGGGGACGCGTCGCTGCTGGAGGTGGCGGTCGCGCTGCCGGTGTGGGGCACCTTCACGTACCGCGATCCGCGGCCGGCGGCGCGCGTGCCGGTGGGCACCCAGGTGGTGGTGCCGTTCGGGTCGCGCACCGTCACCGGCTTTGTGGTCGGGCGCGCCGCCGCCGGCGCGTCGGCGGCCAAGGCGCGCGACATCGAAGAGATCGTCGCCGGGGAACCGCCCTTCGACGAAGAGATGATCGGCTTTTGCCGCTGGGTCGGCGATTACTACCAGGCGCCGCTGGGCGAGGTGCTGCGGGCGTCTTTGCCGCAGGGCGAGCGCGCCGTCGCCGTGCGCAGCGTGCGCCTGACCGAAGAAGGTCGCCGCGCACTGGACGGCCGGCGGGCCGGGCAGCAAGCGTGGCTGGTGCCGTCGGGGACGGGGGACAGCGATCCGATCTTGAACGCCCTTGTCGCCGCCGGCGGCACCTTGCCCATCCGGGCGATCATGCGCTTGCCGGGGCGGGCCAGCGCCCGGCTGTCGGCGCTGGCGACGGATGGTCTGGTCGAGGTCGGCGACTCGGTGGTGGATCGGCGGCCGCCGCCGACGGTGACCTTCGCGGTGGCCGTCGACGAGCGACGCGGGGATTTACCGGCGCGCGCCGCCGGCCAGCGGGCGTTGTTCGTCAAGCTGGGCGGGCAGCCGGCGGGCGTTGACGTGCGCACGCTGACCGTGGCGGAGAAGACTCTGCTGCGCGCGCTGGTCAAGCGCGGCGTGGCGCGCCTGGAACACCGGCCAGTGGCGATCAATGCGGTGGACAGCGACGTGCTGGGGACAGACGAAGGCGGCGCGTCTGCATCCGGCGCAGCGACGGCGTCCCGGCGTGCGCTGACCGCGAACGCCGCGCAGGCGGCGGCCATCGCCGCGCTGGTGGGCGCGCTGGGAAAAGGTTTCGCCACGTTTGTCCTGCACGGCATCACTGGCTCCGGCAAGACCGAGGTCTATCTGCAAGTCATCGCCGAGGCGCGCGCGGCCGGGCGTGGGGCGCTGGTGCTGGTGCCGGAGATCGCGTTGACGCCGCAGCTGGCGGCGCGCTTTCGGGCCCGGTTCGGCGAGGACGTGGCGGTGCTGCACAGCGCGCTGCCGGCGCGCGAAAGGCTGGCGGCGTGGCGGCGCTTGCGCGAGGGCAAGGTGGGGATCGCCTTGGGCGCGCGGTCGGCGATCTTCGCGCCGGTGCAACGCCTGGGCGTCATCGTCGTCGACGAAGAGCACGACGGATCGTTCAAGCAGGAAGACGGCGTTCGCTATAACGGGCGCGACCTGGCGGTGGTGCGCGCGCAGCGGGCCGGAGCGGTGGCCGTTCTGGGATCGGCGACGCCGTCGCTGGAGTCCTATCAGAACACGCTGCAGGGTCGCTTTCGTTTGCTCACCCTGCCGGAACGGGCGACGCCGCGCCCGTTACCGTCGGTGGAGATAATCGATCTGCGCCGGCATCCGGTCGGCCCGGATGGATTGCTGTCGGCGGCGCTGGCCGAGGCGGTGGCCGCCAACCTGGCGGCGCGCGAGCAGACCATCTTGTTTTTGAATCGGCGCGGTTTCTCGACGGTGGTGCTGTGCCGCGCGTGCGGCAGCGTGGTGCAATGCCCGCACTGCGCGGTCTCGCTGACGTACCACCAGAAGCGGGCGCGCCTGGTCTGTCATTACTGCGGCAACACCGAGCTCATGCCGCTGCGCTGTCCGTCGTGCGCGTCGCCCAAGCTGGAGCGCCTGGGCACCGGCACCGAGCGCGTGGAGGCGCTGATTCGCCAGCGCTTTCCCGACGCGCGCGTGGCCCGCCTGGATCGCGACACCGCGGATGCCGCCGACGCCACCGGCGAGCAGACGCGGGGCCTCGGACCGATCTTGGCAGGCATGCAGTCGGGGGCCATCGACATTCTGATCGGCACGCAGATGGTCACCAAGGGCCACGACTTTGCCGGCGTGACGTTGGTGGGCGTGCTGCAGCCTGATCAGGGCATGCACCTGCCAGACTTTCGCGCCGCCGAGCGGACGTTTCAGCTGCTTGAACAGGTGGCGGGGCGGGCCGGGCGCGGCGATCGGCCGGGGCGGGTCATCGTGCAGACGTACGCGCCCGAGCACCCGGCCATCGTCAACGTGCGCACGCACGACTACGCCGCGTTCGTCGGGCAAGAGCTGGAATTCCGGCGGCAGGCCGAATACCCGCCGTTTGCCCGGATGGTGGTCCTGCGCCTGGACGCGCGCGAAGAAGCCCAGCTGCGGGTAGACGCCGCCGCGGTGGCCGAATCGGTGCGCGCAGCGGTCGGCAGCGCCGTGCGCGTTCTTGGCCCGGCCGAGGCGCCCATCGGTCGCGTGCGCGGCCGGGCCCGCTATCAGATCTGGTTGTCGAGTAAGGATCGCGCCGCCCTGGCCGCCGCCGCGCGGGCCGCCACCGCCGTCAAACGGGCGGCCGACGTTCGGCTGGCCGTCGATGTTGATCCGCAGAGCGTGCTTTAG
- the galU gene encoding UTP--glucose-1-phosphate uridylyltransferase GalU — MSQPSLPSLKKIRKAVLPVAGLGTRFLPATKAIPKEMLPIVDIPSIQLIVEECAQSGIEEIIFVTSRGKSAIEDHFDRAGDLEALLERRNKKADLDSVRRLSTLAKMSSVRQPEARGLGHAVLCAKAAVGDEPFAVLLGDDLVEAQPPGIKQLVNVYERRGTGVIGLKEVPAGQEHLYGIVEGGNVGGRDWKLSKLIEKPAPGTAPSRMAIIGRYVLPAEIFEILENTPPGRGDEIQLTDALATLCARRGLHGVEMEGLRFDAGDRAGYVLAVLYYALHRQDIGAEVRAGTQRLLDELGRG, encoded by the coding sequence ATGTCCCAGCCGTCGCTGCCATCGTTGAAAAAAATTCGTAAAGCCGTCTTGCCGGTGGCGGGTTTGGGAACGCGGTTCCTACCGGCCACCAAGGCCATCCCGAAAGAGATGCTGCCCATCGTCGACATCCCCAGCATCCAGCTGATCGTCGAAGAGTGCGCGCAAAGTGGAATCGAAGAGATCATCTTCGTCACCTCGCGGGGAAAATCCGCCATCGAAGATCACTTTGATCGGGCCGGCGACCTGGAAGCGCTGCTGGAACGGCGAAACAAGAAGGCCGATCTGGACTCGGTGCGCCGCCTGTCGACGCTGGCCAAGATGAGTTCGGTCCGCCAGCCGGAAGCGCGGGGCCTGGGCCACGCCGTGCTGTGCGCGAAGGCGGCCGTCGGCGACGAACCGTTCGCGGTGCTGCTGGGCGACGATCTGGTCGAAGCGCAGCCGCCCGGTATCAAGCAGCTTGTGAACGTGTACGAACGCCGCGGCACCGGGGTGATCGGCTTGAAAGAGGTGCCGGCCGGGCAAGAACACCTTTACGGCATCGTCGAGGGTGGCAACGTCGGCGGGCGCGACTGGAAGCTGTCGAAGTTGATCGAGAAGCCCGCGCCTGGCACCGCGCCGTCGCGCATGGCCATCATCGGCCGCTACGTGTTGCCGGCGGAGATCTTCGAGATCTTGGAGAACACGCCGCCCGGTCGGGGCGACGAGATCCAGCTGACCGACGCGCTGGCCACGCTGTGCGCGCGCCGCGGCCTGCACGGCGTGGAGATGGAAGGCTTGCGCTTCGACGCCGGGGATCGCGCCGGGTACGTGCTGGCGGTGCTGTACTACGCCCTTCATCGCCAGGACATCGGCGCCGAGGTGCGGGCGGGGACGCAGCGCCTGCTCGACGAGCTGGGGCGCGGCTGA
- a CDS encoding EscU/YscU/HrcU family type III secretion system export apparatus switch protein yields the protein MAGSGSSARGEPTLEPTPQRLAEARRLGELAVSRPLIGAAASASAALTLALVGPSLWQGALRFCASQWAQAVSVNGPSAAPGGALRAGLTAGGWALAPILGAAIVGALAVGFWQTRAVIVSPRLGWPRTGDGRGRALSAALLALGKLALLTAVAWTTLRPLLPSLVGLTGAPPVRVAAALGVLAARLGLRLVLVLLGLGAIDYGVEWLGHRRRLRMTREEVERQRRESEGDPRHRARRRDLHRALGDGAVTSADILPP from the coding sequence ATGGCTGGCAGCGGTTCCTCAGCGCGGGGTGAACCCACGTTAGAGCCGACGCCACAACGATTGGCCGAGGCGCGCCGGCTCGGCGAACTGGCGGTCAGTCGACCGCTGATCGGCGCCGCTGCGTCGGCCAGCGCGGCGTTGACGTTAGCGCTGGTGGGACCGTCGCTGTGGCAGGGAGCGCTGCGATTTTGCGCCTCCCAGTGGGCGCAGGCGGTCAGCGTGAATGGCCCGTCGGCGGCGCCTGGAGGCGCTTTGCGTGCCGGGCTGACCGCTGGTGGGTGGGCGCTGGCGCCGATCCTGGGCGCAGCGATAGTGGGCGCGCTGGCCGTTGGATTTTGGCAGACCCGCGCGGTGATCGTATCGCCGCGCCTTGGCTGGCCCCGCACGGGCGACGGGCGCGGCCGAGCGCTGTCGGCGGCGCTGCTGGCGCTGGGCAAGCTCGCCCTGTTGACGGCGGTGGCCTGGACGACGCTGCGGCCGCTGCTCCCGTCGCTGGTGGGCCTGACCGGGGCGCCGCCGGTGCGGGTGGCGGCGGCGTTGGGCGTGCTGGCCGCGCGCCTGGGCCTGCGCCTGGTTTTGGTGTTGCTGGGATTGGGGGCGATCGACTACGGCGTCGAATGGCTGGGCCATCGCCGCCGCCTGCGCATGACCCGCGAGGAGGTCGAGCGCCAGCGCCGCGAAAGCGAAGGCGACCCGCGGCACCGGGCCCGGCGGCGCGACCTGCACCGCGCGCTCGGCGATGGCGCGGTCACTTCGGCTGATATACTGCCGCCCTGA